A window of the Candida orthopsilosis Co 90-125, chromosome 1 draft sequence genome harbors these coding sequences:
- a CDS encoding Ulp2 SUMO deconjugation enzyme (removes the small ubiquitin-like modifier (SUMO) from proteins) — MFDNPILDHERIYIQDDLSYNFSNHRDAKEIIPGDGLGGRLWSLISKMLHQITSLILSYFIRPRHIELPEHEKAPLNEESIASEDSDIEILGEKIKLHHYPITNDYHLITNHQRSYQNSILDDSFRDQMGNSTTTYENNTSQILRDLALKKLRANRAENKQSNRQQYGTDLSIASPLYRTPSSRVNNQLISAPQTHPTDLPTDLPIGHQFFNIGPKTNYQQSILNFYIPPQPVSITSYSLIDDLIANFKIDRISETYKKAQSKTQDLITAKRLASKTKIEPLNESQLTKVNQAWQSNPRSICINRYNIDISFADLQTLRDGRWLNDNIIDFYLNLVMKRNSKVFIWTTHFYSTLASRGYSGVARWAKRKKIDLFTMDKVIVPVNISNTHWALAVIDNLQKTITYYDSLDFNQSGNPEAVENLQMYMDNEAKRLGHHAIKYKLIPYIDAPQQKNGSDCGVFTCVAAQYLAQDKTFNYSQNDMKVIRRRMTYEIMNDELLK; from the coding sequence ATGTTCGATAATCCTATACTTGATCATGAGCGAATATACATACAAGATGACTTATCATACAACTTCTCTAATCACAGAGATGCCAAAGAGATAATACCAGGGGACGGATTAGGAGGACGCTTATGGTCTTTAATCAGCAAGatgcttcatcaaattaCATCATTGATTCTATCCTACTTCATACGACCTCGCCATATAGAACTACCCGAGCATGAAAAAGCTCCCTTAAATGAAGAATCCATAGCTAGTGAAGATTCGGATATTGAAATACTTGGAGAGAAAATTAAATTACATCATTATCCCATCACTAATGACTATCATCTCATAACCAATCATCAACGTTCATACCAGAACAGCATTTTGGATGATAGTTTTCGAGATCAAATGGGAAACAGTACTACCACGTATGAAAATAATACTAGTCAAATACTACGAGATCTtgcattgaagaaattgagagCAAATAGAGCGGAAAATAAACAGCTGAATCGACAACAATATGGAACAGACTTGTCAATTGCGTCACCTTTGTATCGAACTCCATCAAGTCGAGTCAATAACCAGCTCATTTCGGCACCACAAACACACCCCACTGATCTACCCACTGATCTACCCATTGgtcatcaattttttaatATCGGGCCAAAGACAAATTACCAACAATCAATCCTAAATTTCTACATCCCACCACAACCAGTTTCAATCACTTCATATTCATTGATAGATGATCTAattgccaatttcaaaattgatcgTATTTCCGAAACCTATAAAAAAGCCCAATCAAAAACTCAAGATTTAATAACAGCAAAAAGATTAGCTTCCAAAACTAAAATTGAACCATTAAATGAATCACAGTTGACAAAAGTAAATCAGGCTTGGCAATCGAACCCTCGATCGATTTGCATTAATCGATACAACATTGATATATCCTTTGCTGATTTACAAACTTTGAGAGATGGACGTTGGCTCAATGATAATATAATCGACTTTTATCTCAACTTAGTCATGAAACGAAACTCAAAAGTGTTCATTTGGACAACTCATTTCTATTCAACTTTGGCATCAAGAGGATATAGTGGTGTGGCTAGATGGGCCAAACGGAAGAAGATAGATTTATTCACCATGGATAAAGTAATTGTGCCGGTGAATATAAGTAATACTCATTGGGCATTGGCAGTAATTGACAACTTACAGAAAACCATCACCTATTACGACTCCCTAGATTTCAACCAATCAGGCAATCCTGAAGCTGTGGAGAACTTACAAATGTATATGGATAATGAAGCCAAACGATTAGGTCACCATGCCATCAAATATAAACTTATTCCATATATTGATGcaccacaacaaaagaatggaTCCGATTGTGGTGTGTTTACTTGTGTTGCTGCTCAATACTTGGCTCAAGATAAGACTTTTAACTATTCTCAAAATGATATGAAAGTGATTCGAAGACGCATGACTTATGAAATCATGAATGATGAACTACTAAAATAG
- a CDS encoding Vtc3 polyphosphate synthetase — translation MASSQDPKSKPAASSEQQSSTATVPSASKQQQQGGHESRMLFGTKLETETYAPWKDFYINYNQLKKLLKEGVILKNNWTDKDEQNFVSALDENLEKVFTFQHNKFDELNDELDILQQQTEVADTFDVDAFSKKLDHLLNEAQNLEHFQRLNYTGFIKIVKKHDRLHSNYSVKPLLNVRLKKLPFHSEDYSPLLYKIGTLFQFLRENYEVDQSLSKLSSFNDGALSGEFQSFKFWVHPDNLMEVKTTILRHLPVLIYNSKKDNDDDDDDDDDDEDEDEANGKDNKVTQTDQTINCLYFDNEHFDLYNHKLTKLNNSSTLRIRWIGKLSDKPKITMERKEFDVNSNFHVDDKIELRQKYINQFVINHETPKKFVKINDEATVKRLLKFIDENNLQPILRTTYKRTAFQIPGDDKIRIIIDSNLTFIREDSFDPILPIRDPHQWHRLDLDNPKNNQQFLRKGEYNKFPFSTMEIKIKKSSVKNFKKLQWINELINSSYLVKEIPNFSKFIHGVASLYLEDDKLDNIPMWFNELEGDINDDLPKIPTKVNNDGITQLSNDDNLSKFKSMILKNNTSNFQPRSASFSGSLLYKGASSNQDELVSVAETGEVADDSKISHVDEEEDEGNLSHTTKPKTLQQQPSTTNFTTDDQSSDFDENEDEDDDSALSKANRLKKLIKFPQQFSKLIDVDSEDEEVVLPAGVTKPDQWIKNMGPIKIEPKVWLANERTFNRWLHVTTLLMSVTFIIYSSTIRSNFHQLSTYLAYFYFGLTLFSCLWGYYIFIVRRNIILERSDKHLDNSIGPLIIAFGLMIALIINFIFGWKSLQLEYEDNEFYANNPMHKKIHQFMVEMVS, via the coding sequence ATGGCATCTAGTCAAGACCCCAAATCCAAACCAGCTGCCTCGAGTGAACAACAGTCTTCTACAGCAACTGTACCTTCGGCTagcaaacaacaacagcaagGAGGACACGAATCCAGAATGTTATTTGGTACCAAGTTGGAAACCGAAACTTATGCACCATGGAAAGATTTTTACATCAAttacaatcaattgaagaaattacTTAAAGAAGGTgttattttgaaaaacaattggactgataaagatgaacaaaattttgttagtgcattggatgaaaatttggaaaaagtaTTCACATTTCAACacaataaatttgatgaattgaatgatgaattggatatcttgcaacaacaaactgAAGTTGCAGATacttttgatgttgatgcattttccaagaaattggatcatttgttgaatgaagCGCAAAATTTGGAACATTTTCAACGTTTGAATTATACtggatttatcaaaattgtcaagaaACATGATAGATtacattcaaattattCAGTTaaaccattgttgaatgttcgtttgaagaaattgccaTTCCATTCAGAGGATTATTCACCGTTATTGTACAAGATTGGTactttgtttcaatttttgagaGAAAATTatgaagttgatcaatCTTTGTCGAAATTGTCATCGTTTAACGATGGTGCATTGAGTGGAgaatttcaatcatttAAATTCTGGGTTCATCCTGATAATTTAATGGAGGTAAAGACTACTATTTTAAGACATTTGCcagttttgatttataaCTCAAAAAAggataatgatgatgacgatgacgacgatgacgacgatgaagatgaagatgaagcaAACGGTAAAGATAACAAAGTCACGCAAACTGATCAaaccatcaattgtttatacTTTGACAATGAACATTTTGATCTTTATAATCACAAATTAACCAAACTtaacaattcatcaacattgaGAATTAGATGGATTGGGAAATTATCTGACAAGCCAAAAATCACTatggaaagaaaagaatttgatgtTAATTCCAATTTTCATGTCgatgataaaattgaattgaggCAAAAGTatattaatcaatttgttattAATCATGAAACTCCAAAAAAGTTTGTtaaaatcaatgatgaagcTACTGTCAAGAGATTATTGAAGTTTATcgatgaaaacaatttacaaCCAATTTTGAGAACCACTTACAAGAGAACTGCTTTCCAAATCCCTGGTGATGACAAGATTAGAATAATTATTGATTCCAACTTGACTTTTATCAGAGAAGATTcatttgatccaattttACCCATTAGAGATCCTCATCAATGGCATAGGTTGGATTTAGATAATCCTaaaaataatcaacaatttttaaGAAAAGGTGAGTACAATAAATTCCCCTTTTCCACCATGGAAATTAAGATTAAGAAATCTTCAGttaaaaatttcaagaaattacaatggattaatgaattgatcaatagTAGCTATTTAGTTAAGGAAATTCCtaatttctccaaatttATTCATGGTGTTGCTTCTTTATACTTGGAGGATGATAAATTGGATAATATTCCCATGTGGtttaatgaattggaagGAGATATTAATGATGACTTACCCAAGATTCCTACAAAGGTTAACAATGATGGTATTACTCAATTGAgtaatgatgataatttatctaaatttaaatcaatgattttgaaaaacaacacCTCCAATTTCCAACCTAGATCAGCTTCATTTTCAGGAAGTTTGTTGTACAAGGGAGCTAGCAGCAATCAAGATGAACTAGTATCAGTGGCTGAAACTGGTGAAGTGGCTGATGATTCAAAGATTTCTCATGtcgatgaagaagaggatgaagGTAATCTCTCACACACTACAAAGCCAAAGacacttcaacaacaaccaagcACCACTAATTTCACTACTGATGACCAATCatctgattttgatgaaaatgaagatgaagatgatgatagTGCACTCTCTAAAGCCAACAGactcaagaaattgatcaaattccCACAACAATTCTCCAAAttaattgatgttgattcagaagatgaagaagttgtatTACCCGCAGGAGTAACTAAACCTGACCAATGGATTAAGAACATGGGACCAATTAAAATTGAACCTAAAGTTTGGTTAGCAAATGAACGTACATTCAATCGTTGGTTACATGTAActacattgttgatgtcaGTTACATTTATCATTTATTCATCGACAATTAGATCTAATTTCCATCAATTGAGTACTTATTTGGCATATTTCTATTTCGGTTTAACATTGTTTAGTTGTCTTTGGGGTTATTACATTTTCATTGTTCGAAGAAATATCATTTTAGAAAGAAGTGATAAACACTTGGATAATTCGATTGGTCCTTTGATTATTGCTTTTGGATTGATGATTGCTTTGATTATTAATTTCATTTTCGGGTGGAAGAGTTTGCAATTGGAATATGAAGATAATGAATTTTATGCAAACAATCCAATGCACAAAaagattcatcaatttatGGTCGAAATGGTTAGCTGA
- a CDS encoding Ret3 protein (S. cerevisiae homolog RET3 has role retrograde vesicle-mediated transport, Golgi to ER and localizes to COPI vesicle coat), which translates to MSLNTSLYTVSALLILDNEGNRLYAKYYTPPTDNDHNNNNNNTSSSNPKTAKPSTSSKSISQLKFEKSLFSKINKVHQDILLYDNNLIVYKQINDASIILVAPINENECLMYSTLSNLVESLTILLNNTVDKATIIENYDLVVLAIDETIDDGGIILEYDPATIVSRVTNAPVSSGAAGVVDLKNIDLSEKGLFNALSFAGKKLGERFQQGL; encoded by the coding sequence ATGTCATTGAACACATCATTATACACAGTATCAGCATTGCTAATACTAGACAATGAAGGTAATAGATTATACGCTAAATACTACACACCACCAACCGACAATGACcataacaacaacaacaacaacactaGTAGCAGTAACCCCAAAACTGCCAAACCATCCACTTCGTCTAAATCCATCagtcaattgaaatttgaaaaatcattattttccaaaatcaataaagtTCATCAAGATATTCTCTTGTATGATAACAATTTAATTGTATATAAACAAATTAACGATGCATCAATTATACTCGTGGCTCCAataaatgaaaatgaatgtCTCATGTACTCAACATTGTCGAATTTAGTTGAGTCATTAACTATATTGTTAAACAATACCGTTGATAAAGCTacaattattgaaaattatgaTTTGGTAGTATTAGCTATTGATGAGactattgatgatggtggtaTCATATTGGAGTATGACCCAGCTACTATTGTGTCACGCGTGACTAATGCGCCGGTGAGTTCGGGAGCTGCCGgggttgttgatttgaagaatattgaTTTGAGTGAAAAGGGGTTGTTTAATGCCTTGAGTTTTGCTGGTAAGAAGTTGGGTGaaagatttcaacaagGGTTGTAA
- a CDS encoding Dem1 mitochondrial exonuclease, translating to MINRPIYRQLFYNGFNRLRIAYTGQLISYRFISRSNVRVSRKLQQLEFDQEKTTTERMQVEIDGVDDAVGLLLYQGKRLNNDQSAEIQGGACVLHKRGYDDDLFKIEKQKPKFTHGQIRDFEAHLNNKEEEVYAQAIIRQVEQSAATATAIKARAKTTKKRSTKSTKTKKSVVKAATISSPSPPPSPQTASKDEFLFNKNESLRNIYNNWNLTHSENLPIVSPLSSNDTPFNFYTKHNADPSIIKAARLAATKLLVNNWCQMREYYKVYAGSPRSPPTKAMEQGTLHHAILEEETHPSIDIMDMLMFVSEKAYSLKRELKAKAGLLNEGQENRSQKNSLIINLDVEKAVKAIEEMLTISEEEKLANDWSHKVIARLFALLTNSQAREIPIHGYIDSNKLKFIESQDGVETLDNSVLVSAIVDLFKFGNHKDPTDLTFVTEMQNMMDFEFGKDQAGLKPVIDLTKFIPETQKILTEYNRDGNLSLVISDVKTRSEDSLPPQQSVLNGARNQTFLYRKLFNGLTKNPQFTYRGLLENGVKRKLDIDKPLSPIMVLQMLRLNPHLFYNDFVKLSNGEPIGFEPFDEDVKLNKLTESISVLEIERYTMDKSVPPHHDDFRFDLLFQNADEFSFTSPSNKSYLGELEQMESQSNQPFPYSRYMKPLLKTWQTPPTLRYLAARSAQFFHLFNNFTNDATTVEYHNAKTHEIFEICQYQYKEQEIQLELNSAFGFWFGKMLPKFADSKTKCRFCEFKSKCIVGRGEADDLIYKRKMVGPKLREFIGKIV from the coding sequence atgATAAATAGACCAATATATCGACAACTATTTTACAACGGCTTCAACAGGTTGCGCATAGCATATACTGGGCAACTTATCAGTTATCGATTTATCCTGCGTTCGAATGTACGTGTCAGTCGTaaattacaacaattggaatttgatCAGGAAAAGACAACAACGGAAAGGATGCAGGTAGaaattgatggtgttgACGACGCTGTCGGCTTGTTGTTATATCAAGGTAAGAGATTAAATAATGATCAGTCGGCTGAGATCCAAGGTGGTGCTTGTGTATTGCATAAACGTGgttatgatgatgatttattcAAGATCGAGAAACAGAAACCAAAGTTCACCCATGGCCAAATTCGTGATTTTGAAGCCCATCTCAAtaataaagaagaagaagtttaTGCACAAGCTATCATTAGACAAGTTGAGCAATCAGCCGCCACGGCAACAGCAATCAAGGCTAGAGctaaaacaacaaagaaacgTTCCACCAAACtgacaaagacaaagaagaGTGTAGTCAAAGCAGCTACAATATCTTCACCCTCGCCACCGCCATCACCACAAACAGCATCAAAGGATGagtttcttttcaataaaaatgAAAGTTTACGCAACATTTACAATAATTGGAACTTGACACATTCGGAAAACTTACCCATAGTGAGCCCACTTCTGTCAAATGATACCccattcaatttttatACCAAACACAATGCTGACCCGTCAATAATAAAAGCAGCACGATTAGCAGCCACGAAGTTGTTAGTCAATAATTGGTGTCAAATGCGAGAGTATTATAAAGTCTACGCGGGATCTCCACGATCACCTCCTACAAAGGCAATGGAGCAAGGGACTCTTCATCATGCTATTTTGGAGGAAGAGACTCATCCACTGATTGATATTATGGACatgttgatgtttgttTCTGAAAAGGCATATTCATTAAAGAGGGAGTTAAAGGCCAAAGCAGGGTTATTGAATGAAGGACAAGAAAATAGGTCACAAAAAAACTCCTTGATAATTAATCTAGATGTTGAGAAAGCTGTTAAAGCCATAGAGGAAATGCTAACGATATCCgaggaagaaaaattaGCCAATGACTGGTCCCATAAAGTAATTGCCCGATTATTTGCGTTGTTAACAAACTCACAAGCTAGAGAGATTCCTATTCATGGATATATCGATCTGAACAAACTaaaattcattgaatcaCAAGATGGTGTTGAGACATTGGATAACTCGGTGCTTGTTTCGGCAATTGTCGATTTATTCAAGTTTGGAAATCATAAAGATCCAACTGATTTAACATTTGTCACTGAGATGCAAAATATGATGGATTTCGAATTTGGTAAAGATCAAGCGGGACTTAAACCCGTGATTGATTTGACCAAGTTTATACCCGAGACACAAAAGATACTTACTGAGTATAATCGTGATGGTAATTTATCACTTGTTATATCGGACGTCAAGACTCGAAGTGAAGATAGTTTACCTCCACAACAATCAGTTTTGAATGGTGCCAGAAACCAAACTTTTCTCTATCGCAAACTTTTCAACGGATTAACTAAAAATCCTCAATTCACGTATCGTGGGTTACTTGAAAATGGAgttaaaagaaaattggatattgatAAACCATTGAGCCCAATTATGGTTTTGCAAATGTTGCGATTGAATCCACACTTGTTTTATAACGATTTTGTGAAATTGAGTAATGGAGAACCAATTGGCTTTGaaccatttgatgaagatgtcaaattgaacaagttgacCGAATCAATATCTGTATTGGAGATTGAGAGGTATACAATGGACAAGTCGGTTCCTCCACACCATGATGATTTTcgatttgatttattattcCAAAATGCAGATGAATTTTCATTTACATCACCATCAAACAAATCGTACTTGGGCGAGCTAGAACAAATGGAATCACAGTCCAATCAACCATTCCCTTATTCTCGTTACATGAAAccacttttgaaaacatgGCAAACACCGCCAACACTACGATATCTAGCAGCAAGATCAGCACAATTTTTCCActtgttcaacaactttaCTAATGATGCTACCACAGTGGAATACCACAATGCTAAAACtcatgaaatttttgaaatttgtcaatatcaatacaaagaacaagaaatcCAATTAGAATTGAATCTGGcatttggattttggtTCGGAAAGATGTTGCCCAAATTTGCTGATTCTAAAACCAAATGTAGATTTTGTGAATTCAAACTGAAATGTATTGTTGGTAGAGGGGAAgctgatgatttgatatatAAACGGAAGATGGTTGGTCCTAAATTAAGAGAGTTTATAGgcaaaattgtttaa
- a CDS encoding Cit1 citrate synthase, whose protein sequence is MSSLRSFQRSSNLARNAVKSVRTYATAEPTLKQRLDELIPEKAEEIKQFKKEYGKTVIGEVLLEQAYGGMRGIKGLVWEGSVLDPIEGIRFRGRTIPDIQKELPKAPGGSEPLPEALFWLLLTGEVPSEAQTKAFSEELAARSELPKHVEDLIDRSPAHLHPMAQFSIAVTALESESEFAKAYAKGVNKKDYWKYTYEDSISLLAKLPVIAAKIYRNVFKDGKLPAKVDGKLDYGANLAHLLGYENPEFLELMRLYLTIHSDHEGGNVSAHTTHLVGSALSSPMLSLSAGLNGLAGPLHGRANQEVLEWLFKLREELNGDYSKENIEKYLWETLNAGRVVPGYGHAVLRKTDPRYTAQREFALKHMPDYELFKLVSNIYEVAPGVLTKQGKTKNPWPNVDSHSGVLLQYYGLTEESFYTVLFGVARAFGVLPQLILDRGVGMPIERPKSFSTEKYIELVKNIKANN, encoded by the exons ATGTCTTCATTAAGATCTTTCCAACGTTCATCTAATTTGGCTAGAAATGCTGTTAAATCAGTTAGAACTTATGCCACTGCTGAACCA ACTTTAAAACAAAGATTGGATGAGTTGATTCCAGAAAAAGCtgaagaaatcaaacaattcaaaaaagaatatgGTAAAACCGTTATTGGTGAAGTTCTTTTGGAACAAGCTTATGGTGGTATGAGAGGTATTAAAGGTTTGGTTTGGGAAGGTTCAGTTTTGGACCCAATTGAGGGTATTCGTTTCAGAGGTAGAACCATTCCAGATATTCAAAAGGAATTACCAAAGGCTCCAGGTGGAAGTGAACCATTACCAGAGgctttgttttggttgttgttgactgGTGAGGTTCCATCTGAAGCTCAAACCAAGGCTTTTTCAGAAGAATTGGCTGCTAGATCAGAATTGCCAAAAcatgttgaagatttgattgaCAGGTCTCCAGCTCATTTGCACCCAATGGctcaattttcaattgctgtTACTGCTTTGGAATCTGAATCCGAATTTGCTAAAGCTTATGCCAAGGGTGTTAACAAGAAGGATTACTGGAAATACACTTATGAAGATTCCATCTCATTATTGGCCAAATTGCCAGTTATCGCTGCCAAAATTTACAGAAATGTCTTTAAGGATGGTAAATTGCCAGCCAAAGTTGATGGTAAATTAGATTATGGTGCTAATTTGGCTCATTTATTGGGTTATGAAAACCCAGaatttttggaattgatgaGATTGTACTTGACCATCCATTCTGATCACGAAGGTGGTAATGTTTCCGCCCACACCACCCACTTGGTTGGTTCAGCTTTATCTTCACCAATGTTGTCATTGTCTGCTGGTTTGAATGGTTTGGCCGGTCCATTGCACGGAAGAGCTAACCAAGAAGTTTTGGAATGGTTGTTCAAATTAagagaagaattgaatggTGACTACTCTAaggaaaatattgaaaaatactTGTGGGAAACCTTGAATGCTGGTAGAGTTGTTCCAGGTTATGGTCACGCTGTCTTGAGAAAGACTGATCCAAGATACACTGCTCAAAGAGAATTTGCTTTGAAGCATATGCCAGATTAtgaattgttcaaattggttTCCAACATTTACGAAGTTGCTCCAGGTGTCTTGACCAAACAAGGTAAGACCAAGAACCCATGGCCAAATGTTGATTCTCACTCTGGTGTCTTGTTGCAGTACTATGGTTTAACTGAGGAATCATTCTACACCGTTTTGTTTGGTGTTGCCAGAGCCTTTGGTGTGTTGccccaattgattttggacAGAGGTGTTGGTATGCCAATTGAACGTCCAAAATCATTCTCAACTGAAAAATACATTGAATTGGTTAAGAACATCAAAGCTAACAACTAA